In the Helianthus annuus cultivar XRQ/B chromosome 11, HanXRQr2.0-SUNRISE, whole genome shotgun sequence genome, one interval contains:
- the LOC110887571 gene encoding uncharacterized protein LOC110887571, giving the protein MSNCSPNQTVIYVSGLFVNEALSWWNLQVQTSGDAVAYAISWERLKEMMQAKCSRAELLRLETKFWNLTMVGVDIYGYTQRFHDLSRVVPYMVTPEFKRVERYIWGLALAIRSMVTSSHPATMMLAVTLAVSLTEEAKGSGLNNKKKENPAVKKGKAFVATTETGPKGYAGNTPKCNKCGYHHYGGCRTKLGHRSEDCWGNNKRNKNGDKKEGGSGNGNEKGKNKGCYGCGDLGHFKKDCPKEVQGHDYSFISLEFKDMLRLNSNKLEAPFAIELANGKVIEFGEIIRGCSLELGERKFNIDLLPVQLGSFDIVVGMDWLSNN; this is encoded by the exons ATGAGTAACTGTTCACCCAATCAGACAGTTATTTATGTTTCGGGATTGTTCGTTAACGAAGCTCTTTCATGGTGGAATCTTCAAGTACAGACATCAGGAGATGCAGTTGCTTATGCTATTTCATGGGAAAGATTGAAAGAGATGATGCAAGCAAAGTGTTCAAGGGCAGAACTACTGAGATTAGAGACAAAATTTTGGAATTTGACAATGGTTGGTGTTGACATCTATGGCTATACTCAACGCTTCCATGATCTCTCACGGGTTGTCCCATACATGGTGACCCCCGAGTTCAAAAGAGTTGAACGATATATCTGGGGTTTAGCCCTTGCGATCAGGAGTATGGTCACGTCATCGCATCCGGCTACCATGATGCTTGCTGTGACGCTTGCTGTGAGTCTTACCGAAGAGGCG AAAGGATCAGGGTTAAACAACAAGAAGAAAGAAAACCCCGCAGTGAAAAAGGGGAAAGCATTTGTAGCTACTACTGAAACTGGACCGAAGGGATATGCTGGAAACACACCAAAATGCAACAAGTGTGGATACCATCACTATGGTGGATGCCGAACCAAGTTGGGACACCGCTCTGAAGATTGCTGGGGAAACAATAAAAGAAATAAGAATGGAGATAAGAAAGAGGGCGGTAGCGGAAATGGAAACGAAAAGGGAAAGAACAAAGGTTGTTATGGATGTGGAGATTTggggcatttcaagaaagattgcccaaaaGAAGTTCAAGGCCATG ACTATAGTTTTATATCGTTAGAGTTTAAAGATATGCTTAGACTAAATTCAAATAAATTAGAGGCTCCTTTCGCTATCGAACTAGCGAATGGAAAAGTAATCGAATTTGGTGAGATTATTAGAGGATGCTCTTTAGAGCTTGGCGAACGAAAGTTCAACATCGACCTATTACCCGTTCAATTGGGCAGTTTCGATATCGtagttggtatggattggttatctaataACTAA
- the LOC110887572 gene encoding vegetative cell wall protein gp1-like, whose translation MDVDFQPFALPDPDPVDIPPVDDVLAIPHFHDMIIYGQPVGEHVVAFIPIPLAVVGPEDGDVVPPVVDHILDDDDEDIVIPVVQVEHIDDDLGIGVDFAIAILEVAHPESPASPLTPSPVHSPNTVLPPPSEALPFHVDPILPTTLPDFHPIIAPVVGPSHYSLGGTSMPDEHLPPHPFVGSFATSVTSTVSSHYDPYAAGQSHTAPSYPVAGYSSQTSFPMVGDPYHVTTSMHSTITYPSPYFSDFHTQPPPGMRPFDPYHPSHLPPSTTEFRLTSVEIQLGIVFSRLRELNAQLPVSRAPTSAAPSSSTLPPLPTSSPPPPPPPLPMSPPPLAMSPPPPSPLVPSFPPHHATPLSIERRVSAIKEEMAFFRGVIGAS comes from the exons ATGGACGTTGATTTCCAGCCATTCGCCCTCCCAGATCCCGATCCAGTCGATATCCCACCTGTGGATGACGTTCTTGCTATCCCTCACTTCCACGACATGATCATATACGGCCAACCCGTGGGTGAGCACGTTGTAGCGTTTATTCCTATACCGCTCGCTGTTGTAGGTCCGGAGGACGGTGATGTCGTTCCTCCTGTTGTTGATCACAtccttgatgatgatgatgaggacaTCGTCATTCCAGTCGTTCAGGTCGAGCACATAGATGATGATCTCGGCATTGGTGTTGATTTCGCTATTGCTATACTGGAGGTTGCTCATCccgagt CTCCTGCTTCACCTCTGACACCATCTCCGGTTCACTCGCCTAATACAGTGTTACCTCCACCTTCGGAGGCGTTGCCTTTCCATGTCGATCCCATTCTACCTACTACACTTCCAGATTTCCATCCGATCATTGCTCCTGTTGTTGGACCATCTCATTACTCACTGGGTGGTACATCTATGCCTGATGAGCATCTACCGCCACATCCATTTGTCGGATCTTTTGCTACCTCTGTTACATCGACTGTCAGTTCTCACTATGACCCGTATGCTGCTGGGCAATCTCACACTGCTCCTAGTTACCCTGTGGCGGGGTATTCTTCGCAGACCTCATTTCCTATGGTTGGAGATCCATATCATGTCACTACATCTATGCATAGTACCATTACTTATCCATCTCCGTACTTTTCAGATTTTCATACACAGCCACCACCGGGCATGCGCCCGTTTGATCCGTACCATCCGAGTCATTTGCCTCCATCCACTACTGAGTTTAGACTCACATCAGTCGAGATCCAGCTCGGCATTGTTTTCAGTCGTCTCCGTGAGCTTAATGCTCAGCTGCCTGTTTCCCGAGCACCTACGAGTGCCGCTCCATCATCATCCACATTGCCACCATTACCTACATCAtcccctcctcctcctccaccaccattACCGATGTCACCACCACCATTAGCGatgtcaccaccaccaccatctccactaGTACCGTCATTTCCACCACACCATGCCACACCTCTGTCTATTGAGAGGCGCGTTAGCGCCATAAAAGAGGAGATGGCTTTCTTTCGAGGGGTCATTGGTGCGTCTTGA